A stretch of Chloroflexota bacterium DNA encodes these proteins:
- a CDS encoding uroporphyrinogen decarboxylase family protein, which yields MTLTSKERVLASFNHTEPDHVPCWLGASPEWKNLARVFLNLPDDEALLRYLGDDFRRVFSTYAGPPERSPDQMLSPGATWRSPFDIERHGYGYGMPLTNPLKGATLAEMHRYPWPNPDWMDVSLIEAEARQWGSEYAILGGEWSPFWHDAIDLLDFDGLIFQMYDNPEIVDAVMAYTADYYLEVSRRIFEAGDAIDIFFIGNDLGAQTGPLLSPPLFRQFILPHLARFVDLGHQYGKLVVLHCDGSIRLFMPDLIEIGMDGVQSIQPYAAGMELGGLKRDFGQDITFFGCVDTQALIEGTGEQARQLTIDTLDTMMPGGGFIASPSHDYLLPETPVENVIIMYETIKQYGSYS from the coding sequence ATGACACTGACATCCAAGGAACGAGTGCTGGCATCTTTCAATCATACAGAACCAGACCACGTTCCCTGCTGGTTGGGCGCTTCGCCAGAGTGGAAAAACCTGGCTCGCGTCTTCCTGAACCTGCCCGATGACGAGGCGCTGTTGAGATACCTGGGCGACGACTTCCGGCGAGTATTCTCCACTTACGCCGGTCCACCTGAACGCAGCCCCGATCAGATGCTGTCACCCGGGGCCACCTGGCGCTCACCCTTCGATATCGAACGTCACGGCTATGGCTATGGCATGCCGCTCACGAATCCCCTTAAGGGCGCCACCCTCGCTGAAATGCATAGATACCCGTGGCCCAACCCCGACTGGATGGATGTCTCGCTGATCGAAGCAGAAGCCAGGCAGTGGGGCAGCGAATACGCTATCCTGGGCGGTGAATGGTCGCCCTTCTGGCATGACGCCATCGACCTTCTCGATTTCGATGGCCTGATCTTTCAGATGTACGACAATCCGGAGATCGTGGATGCGGTGATGGCCTACACCGCCGACTACTACCTGGAGGTCAGCAGGCGCATCTTCGAAGCGGGCGACGCAATTGACATCTTTTTCATCGGCAACGACCTGGGTGCCCAGACCGGGCCCCTGCTCAGTCCACCCCTGTTCCGCCAATTCATCCTGCCCCATTTAGCACGTTTCGTCGACCTGGGCCACCAATATGGCAAACTGGTGGTCCTGCACTGTGATGGCTCCATCCGCCTTTTCATGCCCGACCTGATCGAGATCGGTATGGACGGCGTCCAGTCGATCCAGCCCTACGCCGCCGGCATGGAGTTAGGCGGTCTCAAGCGGGATTTCGGCCAGGACATCACCTTCTTCGGCTGTGTCGACACCCAGGCTCTGATCGAGGGCACAGGTGAACAAGCCCGGCAACTGACGATCGATACGCTGGATACCATGATGCCGGGCGGTGGCTTCATCGCCTCGCCCAGTCATGATTATTTGCTTCCGGAAACACCGGTAGAAAATGTCATTATTATGTATGAGACGATCAAGCAGTATGGATCATACTCGTAA